A stretch of the Musa acuminata AAA Group cultivar baxijiao unplaced genomic scaffold, Cavendish_Baxijiao_AAA HiC_scaffold_668, whole genome shotgun sequence genome encodes the following:
- the LOC135663001 gene encoding photosystem II protein D1: MTAILERRESTSLWGRFCNWITSTENRLYIGWFGVLMIPTLLTATSVFIIAFIAAPPVDIDGIREPVSGSLLYGNNIISGAIIPTSAAIGLHFYPIWEAASVDEWLYNGGPYELIVLHFLLGVACYMGREWELSFRLGMRPWIAVAYSAPVAAATAVFLIYPIGQGSFSDGMPLGISGTFNFMIVFQAEHNILMHPFHMLGVAGVFGGSLFSAMHGSLVTSSLIRETTENESANAGYRFGQEEETYNIVAAHGYFGRLIFQYASFNNSRSLHFFLAAWPVIGIWFTSLGISTMAFNLNGFNFNQSVVDSQGRVINTWADIINRANLGMEVMHERNAHNFPLDLAAVEVSSTNG; encoded by the coding sequence ATGACTGCAATTTTAGAGAGACGCGAAAGTACAAGCCTATGGGGTCGTTTCTGCAACTGGATAACCAGCACTGAAAACCGTCTTTATATTGGGtggttcggtgttttgatgatccctaccttattgaccgcaacttctgtatttattatcgccttcattgctgctcctccagtagatattgatggtattcgtgaacctgtttctggttctctactttatgGAAATAATATTATCTCTGGTGCTATTATTCCTACTTCTGCAGCTATAGGTTTACATTTTTACCCAATCTGGGAAGCAGCATCTGTTGATGAGTGGTTATACAATGGTGGTCCTTATGAGCTAATTGTTCTACACTTCTTACTTGGTGTAGCTTGTTACATGGGTCGTGAGTGGGAACTTAGTTTCCGTCTGGGTATGCGTCCTTGGATTGCTGTTGCATATTCAGCTCCTGTTGCAGCTGCTACTGCTGTTTTCTTGATCTACCCTATTGGTCAAGGAAGTTTCTCTGATGGTATGCCTTTAGGAATATCTGGTACTTtcaacttcatgattgtattccaggcaGAACACAACATCCTTATGCATCCATTTCACATGTTAGGTGTAGCTGGTGTATTCGGCGGCTCCCTATTCAGTGCTATGCATGGTTCCTTGGTAACCTCTAGTTTGATCAGGGAAACCACTGAAAACGAATCTGCTAACGCAGGTTACAGATTCGGTCAAGAGGAAGAGACTTATAATATCGTAGCTGCTCATGGTTATTTTGGCCGATTGATCTTCCAATATGCTAGTTTCAACAACTCTCGTTCTTTACATTTCTTCTTGGCTGCTTGGCCTGTAATTGGTATCTGGTTCACTTCTTTAGGTATTAGCACCATGGCTTTCAACCTAAATGGTTTCAATTTCAACCAATCCGTAGTTGACAGTCAGGGTCGTGTCATTAACACTTGGGCTGATATCATCAACCGTGCTAACCTTGGTATGGAAGTAATGCATGAACGTAATGCTCACAACTTCCCTCTAGACCTAGCTGCTGTCGAAGTTTCATCTACAAATGGATAA